In Pseudofrankia saprophytica, one genomic interval encodes:
- the tyrS gene encoding tyrosine--tRNA ligase, which translates to MTSALLEELSWRGLIHDSTDPAELRDHLDGGARRVYIGFDPTAPSLTIGNLLPMTLLIRAARAGVAPVVLFGGGTGLIGDPSGKSVERTLLSAEDVAANVARHQELMRGIFARALEPEQMPQFVDNAAWLGRLGMIEFLRDVGKHFPVGEMTRRDTVRRRLDDPNIGLSYTEFSYALLQAYDFRRLCEDHGVTLQMGASDQWGNIVAGIDYVRRVLRTPVYGITCPLLLRSDGTKFGKSEKGAVWISADRTSPYTFYQFVINLSDEDARRFALFFSLTGRETLEKLFAQHAETPARRALQRHLAREMTTLVHGEAATEAAEAASEALFRGDVRAIGPQMLGDVFADVPSIDEPAARLEGDGWPVVDLLIAVGLASSRRDAREHLGNGAVLVNGTKVADPAATLVTADLLHGSVILVRRGRREWRVVRFS; encoded by the coding sequence ATGACGAGCGCGCTACTGGAGGAGCTGTCCTGGCGTGGGCTGATCCACGACAGCACCGATCCCGCCGAGCTGCGGGACCATCTCGACGGTGGCGCGCGCCGTGTCTACATCGGCTTCGACCCGACGGCGCCGTCGCTGACGATCGGCAACCTGCTGCCGATGACCCTGCTGATTCGCGCGGCGCGAGCCGGCGTGGCGCCGGTGGTGCTCTTCGGCGGTGGCACCGGCCTCATCGGTGACCCCTCCGGGAAGTCCGTCGAGCGCACTCTGCTGTCCGCCGAGGACGTCGCCGCGAACGTCGCGCGCCATCAGGAGCTGATGCGCGGCATCTTCGCGCGAGCCCTCGAGCCGGAGCAGATGCCGCAGTTCGTCGACAACGCGGCCTGGCTCGGCCGGCTCGGCATGATCGAGTTTCTGCGCGACGTCGGCAAGCACTTCCCGGTCGGCGAGATGACCAGGCGGGACACGGTGCGCCGCCGGCTGGACGACCCGAATATCGGCCTCTCCTACACCGAGTTCAGCTACGCGCTGCTGCAGGCGTACGACTTCCGCCGGCTGTGCGAGGACCACGGGGTCACGCTCCAGATGGGCGCGTCCGACCAGTGGGGCAACATCGTGGCCGGCATCGACTACGTGCGCCGGGTGCTGCGCACCCCGGTGTACGGGATCACCTGCCCGCTGCTGCTGCGTTCGGACGGCACCAAGTTCGGCAAGTCCGAGAAGGGCGCGGTCTGGATCTCCGCCGACCGCACCTCGCCGTACACCTTCTACCAGTTTGTGATCAATCTCTCGGACGAGGATGCCCGCCGGTTCGCGCTGTTCTTCTCGCTCACCGGCCGGGAGACGTTGGAGAAGCTGTTCGCCCAGCACGCGGAGACCCCCGCGCGCCGGGCGCTGCAGCGCCACCTGGCCCGCGAGATGACCACGCTGGTGCACGGCGAGGCGGCGACGGAGGCGGCCGAGGCGGCCTCGGAGGCGCTGTTCCGGGGGGACGTGCGCGCCATCGGCCCGCAGATGCTGGGTGACGTGTTCGCCGACGTGCCCAGCATCGACGAGCCGGCCGCCCGGCTCGAGGGGGACGGCTGGCCGGTCGTCGACCTGCTGATCGCCGTCGGTCTCGCCAGCAGCAGGCGGGACGCTCGCGAGCACCTGGGCAACGGCGCCGTCCTCGTCAACGGCACCAAGGTGGCCGACCCCGCGGCGACCCTCGTCACCGCCGACCTGCTGCACGGCTCGGTGATCCTCGTGCGCCGCGGCCGCCGCGAGTGGCGCGTGGTCCGGTTCTCCTAG
- a CDS encoding NAD-dependent epimerase/dehydratase family protein, whose amino-acid sequence MKVLVTGTEGYLGSLLAPELLRAGHDVIGVDTGYYKFGWLYRGTDRTALTLDKDLRNLTVEDLAGVDAVVHMAELSNDPLGALAPDVTYKVNHQGSVRLATLAKQAGVERFIYMSSCSVYGVATGEDVTERSGVNPQTPYAECKVLVERDVMPMADDTFSPTFLRNATAYGASPRMRFDIVLNNLSGVAWTTGEIAMTSDGTPWRPLVHGLDIAKAIKCVLAAPRDAVHNQVFNVGDSSQNYQVKEIADAVATVFTGCKLSFGDSGGDNRSYRVNFDKIHAELPGFSCDWNALRGAQQLYDVFSRIDLDEATFTGRGHTRLKQLQYLIATKQLDADLFWTY is encoded by the coding sequence ATGAAGGTGCTCGTCACGGGCACGGAGGGATACCTCGGCAGCCTGCTGGCGCCCGAGCTGCTTCGCGCCGGCCACGACGTAATCGGCGTCGACACCGGCTACTACAAGTTCGGCTGGCTCTACCGGGGCACCGACCGGACCGCGCTCACCCTGGACAAGGACCTGCGCAACCTCACCGTCGAGGACCTCGCCGGGGTGGACGCCGTCGTGCACATGGCCGAGCTGTCCAACGACCCGCTCGGCGCGCTGGCACCCGACGTCACCTACAAGGTGAACCACCAGGGCTCGGTGCGCCTGGCGACCCTCGCCAAGCAGGCCGGTGTCGAGCGGTTCATCTACATGTCCTCCTGCAGCGTCTACGGCGTGGCCACCGGCGAGGACGTCACCGAGCGGTCCGGGGTGAACCCGCAGACGCCGTACGCCGAGTGCAAGGTGCTCGTCGAGCGTGACGTCATGCCCATGGCGGACGACACCTTCTCTCCGACCTTCCTGCGGAACGCGACCGCGTACGGCGCCTCGCCGCGGATGCGGTTCGACATCGTGCTGAACAACCTGTCCGGCGTGGCCTGGACCACCGGCGAGATCGCGATGACCTCGGACGGCACCCCGTGGCGGCCGCTGGTCCACGGCCTGGACATCGCCAAGGCGATCAAGTGCGTGCTGGCCGCGCCGCGTGACGCCGTGCACAACCAGGTCTTCAACGTCGGCGACAGCTCGCAGAACTACCAGGTCAAGGAGATCGCCGACGCCGTCGCGACGGTCTTCACCGGCTGCAAGCTCTCCTTCGGTGACAGCGGTGGGGACAACCGCAGCTACCGGGTGAACTTCGACAAGATCCACGCCGAGCTGCCTGGCTTCTCGTGCGACTGGAACGCGCTGCGCGGCGCCCAGCAGCTGTATGACGTGTTCTCGAGGATCGATCTCGACGAGGCGACGTTCACCGGTCGCGGTCACACCCGGCTCAAGCAGCTGCAGTACCTCATCGCCACCAAGCAGCTCGACGCCGACCTCTTCTGGACATACTGA
- a CDS encoding dTDP-4-dehydrorhamnose 3,5-epimerase family protein: MIITPTEIDGVFIVDVESFTDERGLFARTFCRDEFAAAGLAVDVAQCSVAYNRRAGTVRGMHWAGEPVRETKLVRVTRGALLDVIVDTRPGSPTWLRHVAVELTADNRRALFIDAGLAHGYQTLADDTEATYQMNVPFQPGHDRGLRHDDPVLGIDWPLPVSVISDKDRSWPLLAADAAAAEVGVRQA; the protein is encoded by the coding sequence ATGATCATCACCCCGACCGAGATCGACGGGGTGTTCATCGTCGACGTGGAGTCGTTCACCGACGAACGCGGTCTGTTCGCCCGGACGTTCTGCCGGGACGAGTTCGCCGCCGCCGGGCTCGCGGTCGACGTCGCCCAGTGCAGCGTCGCCTACAACCGGCGCGCCGGGACGGTCCGCGGCATGCACTGGGCTGGCGAGCCGGTGCGCGAGACGAAGCTGGTCCGGGTGACCAGGGGCGCGCTGCTCGATGTGATCGTCGACACTCGGCCCGGCTCGCCGACCTGGCTGCGCCACGTCGCCGTCGAGCTGACGGCGGACAACCGGCGGGCACTGTTCATCGACGCCGGCCTCGCTCACGGCTACCAGACCCTGGCGGACGACACCGAGGCCACGTACCAGATGAACGTGCCCTTCCAGCCGGGCCACGACCGGGGGCTGCGTCACGACGACCCCGTGCTCGGCATCGACTGGCCGCTGCCGGTCAGCGTGATCTCCGACAAGGACCGGTCCTGGCCGTTGCTGGCCGCGGATGCCGCCGCCGCGGAGGTGGGCGTCAGGCAGGCGTAG
- a CDS encoding class I SAM-dependent methyltransferase: MAGEAAAATEVTTCRSCGGERPRLFLSLGATPIANRLVRADALDAVDPSFPLEVGFCESCALVQLTHVLPADQIFDEDYPYFSSFSDMLVRHAEKQVIDLIESRNLGPDSLVVEVASNDGYLLKAFVERGIPVLGIEPTPGPAAAAREIGVPTREEFFGAELAQRLVDEGLRADVIIANNVMAHVPDLNSFVEGFSILLKDDGIVSVENPGVRALLEHTEFDTVYHEHFCYFSTIAVEALMRRHGLELVSVTEFPELHGGTLRWRAGRSGAAAPDDSVARVLAGERAAGLDSFERYGSFGAEVRELQDQLRALLADLKAQGKTVAAYGAAAKGATLLNSTGIDTELIDFVVDRNVHKQGKYMPGARLPILPPEALAERQPDYLLLLAWNVKNEIMAQQAEYAARGGKFIVPVPRPVVL; the protein is encoded by the coding sequence ATGGCAGGGGAAGCGGCCGCGGCCACCGAGGTGACGACGTGCCGGTCGTGTGGGGGCGAGCGGCCAAGGCTGTTCCTGTCGCTGGGTGCGACGCCGATCGCCAACCGGCTGGTCCGGGCGGACGCGCTGGACGCCGTCGACCCGAGTTTTCCGCTCGAGGTCGGCTTCTGCGAGAGCTGCGCCCTTGTCCAGCTCACGCACGTGCTGCCGGCCGACCAGATCTTCGACGAGGACTACCCGTACTTCTCGTCGTTCTCCGACATGCTGGTCCGGCACGCCGAGAAGCAGGTCATCGACCTGATCGAGAGCCGCAACCTCGGGCCGGACAGCCTGGTCGTCGAGGTGGCGAGCAACGACGGCTATCTGCTCAAGGCGTTCGTCGAGCGCGGAATCCCGGTGCTCGGCATCGAGCCGACGCCGGGCCCGGCCGCGGCGGCCCGCGAGATCGGCGTGCCGACGCGGGAGGAGTTCTTCGGCGCCGAGCTCGCCCAGCGTCTCGTCGACGAGGGCCTGCGCGCCGACGTGATCATCGCGAACAACGTGATGGCGCACGTGCCGGACCTGAACAGCTTCGTCGAGGGATTCTCGATCCTGCTCAAGGATGACGGCATCGTCAGCGTCGAGAACCCAGGCGTGCGCGCGCTGCTCGAGCACACCGAGTTCGACACCGTGTACCACGAGCACTTCTGCTACTTCTCGACGATCGCCGTCGAGGCGCTGATGCGCCGCCACGGCCTCGAGCTCGTCAGCGTCACCGAGTTCCCCGAGCTGCACGGCGGGACGCTGCGCTGGCGGGCGGGCCGGTCCGGCGCCGCGGCGCCGGATGACTCGGTGGCGCGCGTGCTGGCGGGCGAACGGGCCGCCGGGCTGGACTCGTTCGAGCGATACGGCAGCTTCGGCGCCGAGGTCCGCGAGCTGCAGGACCAGCTGCGCGCGCTGCTGGCGGACCTGAAGGCGCAGGGCAAGACGGTCGCGGCCTACGGCGCCGCCGCGAAGGGCGCCACGCTGCTCAACTCGACCGGCATCGACACCGAGCTGATCGACTTCGTGGTCGACCGCAACGTGCACAAGCAGGGCAAGTACATGCCGGGCGCCCGGCTGCCGATCCTGCCGCCCGAGGCCCTGGCGGAGCGGCAGCCCGACTACCTGCTCCTGCTCGCCTGGAACGTGAAGAACGAGATCATGGCGCAGCAGGCTGAGTACGCGGCGCGTGGCGGCAAGTTCATCGTCCCCGTGCCGCGCCCAGTCGTCCTGTAG